In a single window of the uncultured Dysgonomonas sp. genome:
- a CDS encoding RagB/SusD family nutrient uptake outer membrane protein: MKTKILSLIIVCFGFIGCDLTEEPYGFYSEDNFYKTADDAQTALFYAYNAFTYNEYVRAIFYINELATETCDVKGEEGFGSQEINRWDYSLFKENEQLELYFKYCYLAINRANAVIENVQESPINEDVKKRIMGEAYFLRAWNYYNLAQTFGLVPLQKEMIKTAEQTTPFMANSMDELYNFIIEDCKIAEEKLNINRSVGCADKIAAQSLLAKAYLSIASSKESNVPYYKGMARDVAQMYDSASYWAHKVLYDQTEYRLDPDLLNIYNTRNPDGLEHIFIMSMDKSGIEEGNFSSIDKMFIPYKNGTSLWFKNPDGTFTKSTNMGWGVFTTTNHFANTYANNDLRKTVLMSKLYYIKEDGSAWEDNDTYITRKFIDPDFVGVKSSTRPFLIRFSDIALAYAEAQGPTSEGYTWLNKIRSRAGLDDAPESMNVKAFRDYVVDERAFELAFEGKRLHDLRRKAIVTAKDPRAAASGITEDQAAFYPIPQKEIDLNPNIPKN, from the coding sequence ATGAAAACAAAAATATTATCATTAATTATAGTCTGTTTTGGATTTATCGGCTGTGACCTGACAGAGGAACCATATGGATTTTATTCAGAAGATAATTTCTATAAAACAGCCGATGATGCACAAACTGCATTATTCTATGCTTATAACGCCTTTACATACAACGAATATGTGCGGGCTATATTCTATATCAATGAACTAGCGACCGAGACTTGCGATGTAAAAGGAGAAGAAGGATTTGGCTCACAGGAGATAAATCGCTGGGATTATTCTTTATTTAAAGAAAATGAGCAGCTGGAACTCTATTTTAAGTATTGCTATCTAGCTATTAACCGCGCCAATGCAGTTATCGAAAATGTACAGGAGAGCCCTATAAACGAGGATGTTAAAAAGCGGATTATGGGGGAGGCATACTTCCTCAGGGCCTGGAACTACTATAATCTGGCTCAGACATTTGGCCTTGTGCCACTTCAGAAAGAGATGATAAAAACAGCAGAGCAAACGACTCCGTTTATGGCAAACAGCATGGATGAATTGTATAATTTCATAATAGAAGATTGCAAAATAGCTGAAGAAAAATTGAATATTAACAGATCGGTGGGATGTGCAGATAAAATTGCAGCTCAGTCATTACTGGCAAAAGCCTATCTTTCGATAGCTTCATCGAAAGAAAGTAATGTTCCGTATTATAAAGGCATGGCAAGAGATGTCGCACAAATGTATGATAGTGCGTCATATTGGGCACATAAAGTATTGTATGATCAGACTGAATATAGACTCGATCCTGATCTTTTGAACATCTACAATACCCGGAATCCGGACGGATTGGAGCATATATTTATTATGTCTATGGACAAATCGGGTATAGAAGAGGGTAATTTTTCTTCCATTGATAAGATGTTCATACCTTATAAAAACGGGACAAGCCTCTGGTTTAAAAACCCTGACGGAACTTTTACCAAATCTACAAATATGGGTTGGGGGGTATTTACTACAACAAATCATTTTGCCAATACTTATGCTAATAACGATTTGCGAAAGACAGTGTTGATGAGCAAGCTTTATTATATAAAAGAGGACGGATCGGCCTGGGAAGATAATGACACATATATTACCCGGAAATTTATAGATCCTGATTTTGTAGGAGTGAAGTCAAGCACGCGTCCTTTTCTTATTCGCTTCTCTGATATAGCATTGGCTTATGCAGAAGCTCAAGGGCCTACATCCGAGGGCTATACATGGCTAAATAAGATACGGTCGAGAGCCGGTCTGGATGACGCGCCCGAGTCGATGAATGTTAAGGCTTTCCGAGATTATGTAGTTGATGAGAGAGCGTTTGAATTGGCGTTTGAAGGAAAACGTCTTCACGATCTACGCAGGAAAGCCATTGTTACGGCAAAAGATCCGAGAGCAGCGGCATCAGGTATAACCGAAGACCAGGCTGCGTTTTATCCGATACCTCAAAAAGAAATTGATTTGAATCCCAATATACCTAAAAACTAA
- a CDS encoding glycoside hydrolase family 3 N-terminal domain-containing protein, which produces MKRIKCLYFLLIVTNMYINASISGTDIFTKDKEYQNTENRIKEILIRMTLDEKIGQMTQINLDVIGKGKDIYTSFLPYEFDEDMFESVMGKYKVGSILNTASVTAMSLDDWERIIARLQKKAIKETGIPIIYGIDAIHGATYTIGATLLPQAITMGATFNRQLVYESAKICAYETKASNIPWNFSPILDLGRDPRWPRQWETYGEDSYLISEMGKEMTRGYQGEGSDIGKDHVAACLKHYLGYSVPASGKDRTPAIISEHELREKHFYPFAQSIKEGALSVMLNSATINGVPVHANKTFVTQWLKEELNWDGVVVTDWADIDNIWLRDKVAETRKDAIRMSINAGVDMAMVPNDCSYCDLLRELVNEGLVSEERIDDAVARILRLKFRLDLFEKPYWSHTEYPDFSSTKFKQTSYDAASEGITLLKNKNNILPLHRDTKILVCGPNANSMRTLNGGWSYSWQGNKVDSLMPDGTTILKGICDRFGEKNIKYVPGVTYSMNGKYWEENEPDIEAAVKAASDIDYIILCLGENSYCETPGNLDDLYLSENQQQLVKALSKTGKPIILILNEGRPRIISKIEPLAEAVIQTFLPGSEGGKALADILIGEVNPSGKLPYTYPKYPNALTTYDHKPAESMDKMQGVYDYDAIVSVQWAFGYGLSYTTYEYSNLRIDKTSFGADDVIRINIDVKNTGQMGGKESVLLFVNDMVASITPDVRRLRKFDKVSLNPGEIKTVSFSLLAKELAFVNLSGKYMIEAGDFNVQIGSLAKTIKCTENHEYK; this is translated from the coding sequence ATGAAAAGAATAAAATGTCTATATTTTTTACTTATTGTAACCAACATGTATATAAATGCCAGTATTAGTGGAACTGATATCTTTACTAAAGATAAAGAATATCAAAATACAGAGAATAGAATAAAAGAAATTCTTATAAGAATGACTTTAGACGAGAAAATAGGGCAGATGACCCAAATTAACCTTGATGTTATAGGGAAAGGCAAGGATATATACACAAGCTTTCTACCATACGAATTTGATGAAGATATGTTTGAATCCGTAATGGGAAAATACAAAGTTGGCTCTATTCTAAATACAGCTTCGGTAACAGCAATGTCATTAGATGACTGGGAAAGAATTATCGCCCGCTTGCAGAAAAAAGCAATTAAGGAGACCGGAATCCCCATTATATACGGCATTGATGCCATACATGGAGCTACTTATACAATAGGTGCAACACTTCTCCCTCAAGCTATAACTATGGGTGCGACATTTAACCGTCAGCTTGTATATGAGAGTGCTAAAATATGTGCTTATGAAACTAAAGCAAGCAATATCCCGTGGAATTTTTCCCCTATACTTGATTTAGGGCGCGACCCCAGATGGCCCCGCCAATGGGAAACTTATGGTGAAGATTCTTATCTGATATCTGAAATGGGTAAAGAGATGACGCGAGGTTATCAGGGAGAAGGCTCTGATATAGGAAAGGATCATGTCGCAGCATGTCTGAAGCATTACTTAGGATACAGTGTTCCGGCTTCGGGAAAAGACAGGACGCCTGCAATTATATCGGAGCATGAACTAAGAGAAAAGCATTTTTATCCATTTGCCCAATCTATAAAAGAAGGAGCTTTATCCGTTATGCTTAATTCGGCTACAATCAATGGCGTGCCTGTTCACGCAAATAAGACATTCGTTACACAATGGCTTAAAGAAGAACTAAACTGGGATGGAGTTGTAGTTACTGACTGGGCGGATATCGATAATATTTGGCTTAGGGACAAAGTCGCCGAAACCAGAAAAGATGCTATCAGAATGTCTATCAATGCAGGAGTGGATATGGCAATGGTACCCAATGACTGTTCCTATTGTGATTTGCTCCGGGAATTAGTAAATGAAGGTTTGGTCTCTGAAGAACGGATTGATGATGCTGTTGCGCGCATATTAAGATTAAAATTCCGTTTGGATCTTTTCGAAAAACCGTATTGGTCTCATACAGAATATCCTGATTTTAGCAGTACAAAATTCAAACAGACATCTTATGATGCAGCTTCGGAAGGTATCACTTTGTTGAAAAATAAAAATAATATTTTACCATTACACAGGGATACCAAAATACTAGTATGTGGTCCTAATGCCAATTCTATGCGTACCCTTAACGGTGGATGGTCTTATTCGTGGCAGGGGAATAAGGTCGACTCGCTTATGCCTGATGGTACAACCATACTGAAAGGGATATGTGATAGGTTTGGAGAAAAAAATATAAAATATGTACCCGGAGTTACATATAGTATGAACGGAAAATATTGGGAAGAAAATGAACCAGACATCGAAGCAGCAGTAAAGGCCGCATCAGATATAGATTATATAATATTATGTTTGGGTGAAAATTCTTATTGTGAAACACCGGGAAATCTGGACGACCTTTATCTTTCCGAAAATCAACAACAACTGGTCAAAGCATTGTCTAAAACAGGAAAACCGATTATCCTTATCCTCAACGAAGGCCGGCCTCGTATTATATCAAAAATAGAACCTTTGGCCGAAGCGGTTATACAAACATTCCTACCCGGCTCGGAGGGAGGCAAGGCTTTAGCTGATATTCTTATAGGAGAAGTTAATCCGAGTGGAAAACTTCCGTATACTTATCCTAAATATCCGAATGCTCTTACAACATATGATCATAAACCGGCCGAAAGTATGGATAAAATGCAAGGAGTATATGATTATGATGCCATTGTCTCGGTACAATGGGCCTTTGGTTATGGATTGAGCTATACAACATACGAATATTCCAATCTGAGAATAGATAAAACTTCTTTCGGTGCAGATGATGTAATCCGTATAAACATAGATGTCAAGAATACAGGACAAATGGGAGGTAAAGAGTCTGTTTTGCTGTTTGTCAATGATATGGTGGCAAGTATCACTCCGGATGTAAGACGTTTAAGAAAGTTCGATAAGGTATCGCTTAATCCGGGGGAAATAAAAACTGTTTCTTTTTCCTTATTAGCCAAAGAATTAGCTTTTGTTAATCTGAGTGGAAAATATATGATAGAGGCCGGAGACTTTAATGTACAGATCGGCTCTTTAGCAAAAACTATTAAATGCACAGAAAATCATGAATATAAATAA
- a CDS encoding TonB-dependent receptor, giving the protein MMKKKLSYFNRYCLILLLLLSSAIHAQNNAVRGVVKTTSGETLIGVSVVIKGTGTGSITDENGNFSIQASRRDTLAVTYVGYIPQSIPVKSEYMEIVLEENTIVLDNIVVIGYGSVKKSDLTGSVATVKMDDLKDIPANSIENLLQGRSAGLQVINTSQDPGAGATVRIRGGSSLRGSNSPLLVVDGFPLGDAGNLKQINTADITSIEVLKDASASSIYGSRGANGVIIVTTKKAKKGVTTVNVKQQVVISQFASEFIQWTNPALMAQLDNEAKINGGIAPLYIGAVNSTGIYYPSVKEIEDGTWPFYTDWTKEVFRNTPMQSITSASVNSSSEKTSYNLSASYLDQDGVFIKDDYGKGTASLNLKHEFSKSFSISTINNMSKDWRNNNTGLSYWRNPLWPVYNDDGSYFLAGNADYDHPIAWTNHKKNKSEGTDFISSWIFDWQIYKDLNIKSHINYKYGESLSDRFDPDKYTENGTNNKGAAYIDNWKGNNYTVETYLTYDKEFLKKHKLNAMLGHSYEYTIARTSNLESYDFKNGALANENMGAGNPELNRHRNGQTKTKLLSYMGRLNYTYNDRYLLTLTMRADGSSKFSENHKWAYFPSGAISWKMHHEDFIKNLNIFDELKWRFSYGISGNQGISPYQTLSRYGIENFYNEGTWNTAIGPGYVIGYTGVGGRYKAWGGIPNKDLKWETTSQYNIGVDMAFLNHRLRVTADYYDKRTKDLLRERYLPLSSGYDRMWVNDGEIGNKGIEVTIDADIIDTKDWGFSGTFIFSKNKNKVISLGNAVSAGLSTDYLTGIQYEYYGNGVDPFRETSPNILAVGLPVNVFYGYKVNGILQSDKEGAAAGLIGAEAKAGEYHYLDLSQDGVFDTNDRTIIGDPNPDFMASLNLRFRYKQFDASVFFNGVFGNDVLWSGMYNSAKYVPLRWTPDNPTNTYPSARQGRLYYASDWFVKDGSFLRIQNLNLGYNFSSSKIKWLKNVRLYLNAENLYTFTKFEGYDPEVGLDGRYSGGYPKLRKYTIGLDITF; this is encoded by the coding sequence ATGATGAAAAAAAAATTAAGTTATTTTAATCGCTACTGCTTAATTTTGTTATTGCTACTATCATCAGCAATACATGCCCAAAATAATGCAGTAAGAGGTGTCGTAAAAACAACATCGGGAGAAACTCTTATCGGAGTTTCGGTTGTCATAAAAGGCACAGGAACAGGATCTATAACTGATGAAAACGGAAATTTTTCCATCCAGGCTTCACGTCGGGATACATTGGCGGTCACATATGTTGGTTACATACCCCAAAGTATACCTGTAAAAAGTGAGTATATGGAAATCGTACTTGAAGAAAACACAATAGTACTGGATAATATTGTGGTAATAGGTTACGGTAGTGTAAAGAAGAGTGATCTTACAGGTTCTGTTGCCACTGTAAAAATGGATGATCTGAAAGATATTCCGGCCAATTCTATTGAGAACTTGTTGCAAGGCCGTTCTGCCGGATTACAGGTCATTAATACTTCCCAGGATCCGGGGGCCGGAGCAACGGTACGTATACGTGGAGGAAGTTCGTTACGCGGGTCTAATTCACCACTGCTTGTAGTAGATGGGTTCCCTTTGGGAGATGCAGGTAATCTCAAACAGATAAATACAGCCGATATTACATCGATCGAGGTATTAAAGGATGCTTCAGCATCTTCCATTTATGGTTCCCGGGGAGCCAACGGTGTTATTATAGTAACCACCAAAAAAGCAAAAAAAGGTGTTACAACGGTAAATGTTAAGCAACAAGTTGTAATATCTCAGTTTGCCTCTGAATTTATACAATGGACTAATCCTGCCTTAATGGCACAGCTGGATAATGAGGCAAAGATAAATGGAGGAATAGCTCCTTTATATATCGGAGCCGTCAATTCTACTGGAATTTATTATCCATCAGTAAAGGAAATTGAAGATGGTACATGGCCTTTTTATACAGATTGGACGAAAGAAGTTTTTCGTAATACACCCATGCAGTCCATAACCTCAGCATCCGTTAATAGTTCAAGTGAAAAAACATCCTATAATCTTAGTGCAAGTTATCTCGATCAGGATGGTGTATTTATCAAAGATGATTATGGAAAGGGAACAGCCAGCCTGAATCTAAAACATGAATTTAGTAAAAGTTTTAGTATCAGTACGATAAATAATATGTCGAAAGACTGGAGGAATAATAATACCGGACTGTCCTACTGGCGTAATCCTTTGTGGCCGGTATATAATGATGATGGGAGCTATTTTCTTGCAGGCAATGCGGATTACGATCATCCGATAGCCTGGACAAATCATAAAAAGAACAAATCGGAGGGAACAGATTTTATTTCGTCATGGATATTCGACTGGCAAATATATAAAGACCTGAACATAAAGTCACATATAAATTATAAATATGGAGAATCTTTATCAGACAGATTCGATCCCGATAAATATACCGAGAACGGGACAAACAATAAAGGTGCTGCATATATTGATAACTGGAAGGGTAATAATTATACAGTCGAAACTTATCTTACCTATGACAAAGAGTTCCTAAAAAAACATAAGTTGAATGCAATGCTTGGACACTCTTATGAATATACCATTGCCCGCACTTCAAACCTGGAATCATATGATTTCAAAAACGGCGCACTGGCTAATGAGAATATGGGAGCCGGAAACCCCGAATTAAACAGGCATCGTAACGGGCAAACCAAGACGAAACTACTTTCGTATATGGGACGTCTCAACTATACATATAACGATCGGTATCTGCTGACACTGACTATGCGCGCCGATGGTTCGTCCAAGTTCAGTGAAAATCATAAATGGGCTTATTTCCCATCAGGAGCAATAAGCTGGAAAATGCATCACGAGGATTTTATTAAGAATCTGAACATATTTGATGAACTTAAGTGGAGATTTAGCTATGGTATTTCAGGCAATCAGGGTATTTCTCCATATCAGACCCTAAGTCGTTATGGGATCGAGAACTTCTATAACGAAGGTACATGGAATACAGCCATAGGGCCGGGGTATGTAATTGGTTATACCGGAGTAGGTGGACGATATAAAGCTTGGGGAGGAATTCCTAATAAAGATTTGAAATGGGAAACCACTTCTCAATATAATATCGGGGTAGATATGGCATTTCTCAATCATAGGTTAAGGGTAACTGCCGATTATTATGATAAGCGGACAAAAGATTTGCTGCGTGAACGATATTTACCGTTGAGTTCAGGATATGACAGAATGTGGGTAAACGATGGAGAAATCGGAAATAAAGGGATAGAAGTAACTATAGATGCCGATATTATAGATACAAAAGACTGGGGATTTTCGGGTACATTTATTTTCTCAAAAAATAAAAATAAAGTTATTAGCCTAGGAAATGCTGTCAGTGCAGGTCTCAGCACAGACTATCTTACCGGAATACAGTATGAATATTATGGAAACGGAGTTGATCCTTTCCGAGAGACATCACCTAACATCTTGGCGGTAGGTCTGCCTGTGAATGTGTTTTATGGTTATAAAGTAAACGGCATATTGCAATCAGATAAAGAAGGTGCGGCAGCAGGGTTAATCGGAGCAGAGGCCAAAGCCGGAGAATATCATTATCTGGATCTGAGTCAGGACGGAGTCTTTGACACAAATGACAGGACAATTATAGGCGACCCTAATCCCGATTTTATGGCTAGTTTGAATCTAAGGTTCAGGTATAAACAATTCGATGCAAGTGTATTTTTCAATGGAGTATTTGGGAACGATGTATTGTGGAGCGGAATGTATAATTCGGCAAAATATGTACCATTGAGATGGACGCCGGATAATCCAACAAACACATACCCGAGTGCCCGTCAGGGAAGACTTTATTATGCATCAGACTGGTTTGTAAAAGATGGGTCGTTCCTGAGAATACAAAATCTGAATCTGGGATACAATTTTAGTTCATCAAAGATTAAATGGCTGAAAAATGTACGGTTATACCTCAATGCAGAAAACTTATACACATTCACCAAGTTTGAAGGATATGATCCTGAAGTAGGCTTAGATGGCCGTTATTCCGGTGGATATCCCAAACTGAGAAAATATACTATCGGTCTTGACATTACATTCTAA
- a CDS encoding sialate O-acetylesterase: protein MNNINNVFRKTLTALLIICLLSCSDDNVSAETGKNEDFVSKSIVEVYNNLQSSMVLQQNSKFIISGKGTPYQPIRINCSWEGTTQYYTFKVSANGSWSQQIAIPSGNFDKQTIIVEGKEKVIFSDILIGEVWLCSGQSNMWYPLKDIENGPNEVKDAANYPNIRFLNMAQVQSNQPVDNYTARWQVCSPSSAEWFSGVGYFFGKKLLQELKVPIGLINASWGDTTAEVWAERNAVLSNPLVKEDALKNDERPRADPNSPYKIGSAYNAMIYPVRSIPVAGVIWYQGEANMDYLDYYPHLLSVLANSWRQLWNVTADNMPFYISQICPYKREFDYITNYANPATRFAQQKASTSIPNSGVICNDDIADLNDIHPKNKQDVGLRFAFLALADKYKKAEFANKKSPVFNKYTIQDGKILVEFKYADEGLKTRDGAEPAMFEIAGADRVFYPASAVLNGNKVELVSPMVASPVAARLGWSYTKTTNLISKFGLPVSVFKTYDWKDEAEEVFN, encoded by the coding sequence ATGAATAATATCAATAATGTATTTAGAAAAACCCTGACCGCTCTACTTATAATTTGTTTGTTATCCTGTTCGGATGATAATGTAAGTGCAGAAACCGGGAAGAATGAAGATTTTGTGAGCAAATCGATTGTAGAAGTTTATAATAATCTGCAATCCAGTATGGTGCTCCAACAAAACAGTAAATTTATAATATCAGGAAAGGGTACCCCTTATCAGCCCATCAGAATAAATTGCAGTTGGGAAGGGACAACCCAATATTACACTTTTAAGGTATCGGCAAATGGTTCCTGGTCGCAGCAAATAGCTATACCCTCAGGGAATTTTGATAAGCAGACGATCATTGTAGAAGGAAAAGAAAAAGTTATTTTTTCAGATATATTGATTGGTGAAGTATGGCTTTGTTCGGGGCAGTCTAACATGTGGTATCCACTGAAAGACATTGAGAATGGGCCTAATGAAGTAAAAGATGCAGCTAATTATCCGAACATTCGTTTTCTGAATATGGCACAAGTGCAATCAAATCAGCCTGTAGATAACTATACGGCCCGATGGCAGGTTTGTTCGCCGTCATCTGCAGAATGGTTTAGTGGCGTAGGCTATTTCTTCGGAAAGAAATTGTTGCAAGAATTAAAAGTACCTATAGGTCTCATTAATGCCAGTTGGGGAGACACAACAGCTGAAGTATGGGCCGAGAGGAATGCTGTATTAAGTAATCCGCTGGTAAAAGAAGATGCCCTTAAAAACGATGAAAGGCCGAGAGCAGATCCAAATTCACCATATAAAATAGGTTCGGCATATAATGCGATGATATATCCTGTCAGGTCTATCCCGGTAGCAGGAGTTATATGGTACCAGGGCGAAGCTAATATGGACTATCTGGATTACTATCCTCATTTATTATCTGTTTTGGCGAATAGCTGGCGACAGTTATGGAATGTTACGGCAGACAATATGCCTTTTTATATATCTCAGATCTGCCCATATAAAAGAGAATTTGACTATATCACTAATTATGCAAATCCGGCGACACGGTTTGCTCAACAAAAAGCTTCTACCTCAATACCAAATAGTGGCGTTATCTGCAACGATGATATTGCAGACCTAAACGATATTCATCCTAAGAACAAACAAGATGTAGGGCTACGGTTTGCTTTTCTGGCTTTAGCAGATAAATATAAAAAGGCAGAGTTTGCAAATAAGAAAAGCCCTGTTTTTAATAAATATACTATTCAAGACGGAAAGATTTTAGTTGAGTTTAAATATGCAGATGAAGGTTTAAAAACAAGGGACGGAGCAGAGCCTGCAATGTTTGAAATCGCTGGGGCAGACAGGGTATTTTATCCTGCAAGTGCTGTTTTGAACGGAAACAAAGTGGAGTTGGTATCTCCTATGGTTGCAAGTCCTGTAGCAGCACGTTTAGGGTGGAGTTATACAAAGACAACAAATCTGATAAGTAAATTTGGACTACCAGTCAGTGTTTTTAAAACTTACGACTGGAAAGATGAGGCGGAAGAAGTCTTTAATTGA
- a CDS encoding sodium/solute symporter (Members of the Solute:Sodium Symporter (SSS), TC 2.A.21 as described in tcdb.org, catalyze solute:Na+ symport. Known solutes for members of the family include sugars, amino acids, nucleosides, inositols, vitamins, urea or anions, depending on the system.): MLSFALIDIIIIFLSIAFFIWWGLRNGKNSDSQSYFLAARSTPWWIVGFSLFTASISSTTLIGQSGDAYHTGISVYNYNLVGVIVMILFAVFLLPLYIKSKIYTIPEFLEKRFDKRSRFYFSAICILGNIFLDAAGALYAGALIIKLIYPSADMQLIIIVFAAIAASYTIPGGLSSVIKTELIQAVILIIGALILAIFCFQQGNEYLAELYNSKDQMLNLIRPLDDLSTPWLGLIVGMPILGIYYWANNQSMVQRVLSAKSVDEGRKGLMLTGLLTMIIMFVITMSGIMAKYIFPDLTNPDLVYPTMIVKLLPTGFFAVILVAMLAALLSAIGSILNATSTLFTMDFYNHFNKTADSKKLVIVGKITSLVVIIIATIWAPQIGKFGSLLKYYQEMLSYLSPPIVAVFLLGIFNKRINANGAFSGLIAGSIIAILLLFFKTSIVGDIHFLLVVPLVFIVSSSIIYLVSRFSSAAPKEKTDGLVFTMSSFMKDINDLKKCYYKSYLFWSAILLLMVVAIWTIFS; the protein is encoded by the coding sequence ATGCTATCCTTTGCCTTAATTGATATTATCATAATATTTTTATCGATCGCTTTTTTTATCTGGTGGGGATTAAGAAATGGAAAAAACTCCGATTCCCAGTCATACTTTTTAGCCGCCCGCTCCACACCTTGGTGGATAGTCGGTTTTTCTTTATTTACTGCAAGTATATCAAGTACAACACTGATCGGACAATCGGGAGATGCATACCACACGGGTATATCAGTGTATAACTACAACTTGGTAGGAGTGATTGTTATGATTCTTTTTGCAGTTTTCCTGTTGCCTCTATATATTAAGTCTAAGATATATACTATCCCCGAATTTCTTGAAAAACGTTTTGACAAAAGATCCCGTTTTTATTTTTCGGCAATATGTATTCTCGGTAATATTTTTCTTGATGCTGCCGGAGCCTTATACGCCGGAGCACTTATTATAAAACTAATATATCCGTCTGCCGACATGCAGCTGATTATTATTGTTTTTGCTGCTATTGCGGCATCATATACTATTCCCGGAGGCTTATCTTCTGTTATAAAAACAGAGCTGATCCAGGCGGTTATATTGATTATAGGAGCATTGATACTTGCTATTTTTTGTTTTCAGCAAGGAAATGAATATCTGGCAGAATTATATAACTCTAAAGATCAGATGTTAAACCTCATACGTCCGTTAGACGACCTATCTACACCTTGGCTCGGATTGATTGTAGGAATGCCTATATTGGGAATATACTATTGGGCCAATAATCAATCTATGGTACAGAGGGTGTTGAGTGCAAAAAGTGTAGATGAAGGGAGAAAGGGCCTTATGCTTACCGGTTTGTTAACAATGATTATTATGTTCGTAATAACAATGTCAGGTATAATGGCTAAATATATATTTCCGGATTTGACTAATCCGGATTTAGTTTATCCGACAATGATTGTCAAATTGCTACCAACAGGATTCTTTGCCGTTATATTAGTTGCAATGTTGGCTGCATTATTGTCGGCTATAGGATCTATTCTTAATGCTACATCAACACTTTTCACGATGGATTTTTACAATCATTTTAATAAAACAGCAGATTCGAAAAAACTGGTTATTGTTGGGAAAATCACATCTTTAGTTGTAATTATTATCGCCACCATATGGGCCCCACAGATAGGTAAATTCGGATCATTATTGAAGTATTATCAGGAAATGCTCTCTTACCTTTCGCCGCCAATAGTCGCGGTTTTTCTCTTAGGTATATTTAATAAGCGGATTAATGCCAACGGAGCTTTTTCAGGACTTATAGCGGGAAGTATTATTGCTATCCTCTTATTATTTTTCAAGACTTCTATTGTAGGTGATATACATTTTTTATTGGTAGTACCGCTTGTTTTTATTGTAAGCTCATCTATAATATATCTAGTCAGCCGTTTCTCATCCGCAGCACCAAAGGAAAAGACCGATGGCTTGGTATTTACAATGTCGTCTTTTATGAAAGATATTAACGATCTGAAAAAATGCTATTATAAGAGCTACCTGTTTTGGTCTGCCATCTTATTATTAATGGTAGTAGCTATTTGGACTATTTTCAGTTGA